Within the Nitrospirota bacterium genome, the region TCTAACCCCCTTACTCCTCACAATGCTCATCATCCCATTAAGCTTAATCGGCATAGATAAGCCTGCTGACAGCCTGATAGGGGACATAACCGAAGCAACCAGGGCAAAGACCAATATATCAAGATGGGATTATCTCTTTACTGAATTCAGGGTGATAGTCACATATTTAAGGCTTTTATTTTTACCGGTAAACCAGAATCTTGACCATGACTATCCGGTATATAACTCATTCCTGAATCCAAATGTTTTTTTGTCGTTTCTAATTCTTCTCGGAATCTTCGGGCTTGCCGTTTATCTGTTTTATTATTCTAAAAAATCTTCATCCTTCAACCTTCATCCTTCAACCTTGCGTCTCACCGCCTTTGGCATTTTCTGGTTTTTCATAACATTATCCGTTGAATCAAGCATCATTCCTACGCAGGACATAATCTTTGAGCACAGGCTGTATCTGCCAAGTATAGGTTTAATAATCGGCTTTGTCAGCGCTGTTTTTTATGTTTTTTTACTTTTTAAGTCTCGTCGTTCCCTTGCTACTTGCTACTTACTACTAACTACTATCCTTGTTACCCTCTCCATCGCCTCTTACCAGAGAAATTCCATCTGGCAGGATAAGATTGCCTTCTGGGGGGATGTGGTGAAAAAAAGCCCGAAAAAAATACGGGGATACAACGAACTCGCCCTGGCATATATGGAAAATGGAAAACTCTCAGAAGCAGTCTCATATTTCCGGAGAGCGCTGACAATAGACGCATATTCAGAATATTCACTTGATATATATTTAAACCTCGCAAATGCCCTTGATGAACTCGGCTATACAGATGATGCAATCATCACATACAAGAAAATCATCGCATTAAATTACGGTTTTGAAACGGCACATTATAATTTGGGAATACTTTATTATCAGAAAAGTATGTTTGAAGAAGCTGCGGAAGAATTTAAAATAGCCCTTTCTCTAAACCCGTTAAATTATGACGCCAAGAGGAATTTAGAACTTTTAGAATTCATCCTGGAATAAACCGGCTTTAAAATAATTTGACTCCATTAACCGCCCCGTATAAAATAAGACTTAAAAAAAGATTGGAGGGTAAAGATGATTACCATAATTGTCGTATTGATTATTATAGCTATTGTGGCTATTTTTTCAGTGCAGAATGCAATGCCCGTTGCCATCTCGTTCATGTTTTGGAAATTTGAGGCTTCTCTTGCGATATTGGTATTTCTTTCTATGCTTGCAGGTATTGTAATAACCGCAACTATTGTATTTTCCGGACGGGTTAAAAAATATCTAAAAAAACAAGAATAAGCCGTCGGTAATAAAAAATAGTGAGGTTGCACATTGCCGTCTGAGCAGAAAAGTCCGTATATAAAAATATCAATCTGCTCTCAGCGTCAGATAGCCTGAGAAAATTATGAGCAGTCCGCCGAAGATTGAATTTACTCCCGGGAATTCGTTTAAAAATATCATGCTGAAGATTATTGCGATGACAGGCTCAAGATAGCCGAGCACCGCCGCCTTGTTTGCGGCAACTGCCCTAAGCCCCCTGAAATACAAAACAGGCGCTATTGTTGAATGAACTACCCCCATCAAAATGAAAACCCAGAATACTTTTAAAGGCAGTTCTTTGACAAAAGGCGCAAGCAATGCCGCAATTATAATGTTTGAAAAAAAGACCATCGCAAGGGGATGGAACTTTTGCGCAAAGACTCTTGAGATAATAACAATTATCGCATAGGCAAAGCCTGAGAGGATTCCTGCCATTATGCCTGCCATATGGCTTTCCCCGAATGCAAAACCGTTGAGCATAATCCAGAGGCCTGCCGAGGCAATTGCTATTGCAATAACAATCTTCCTCGTTGTTTTTTCGCCGAGAAAAAGCGGGGCAAGGAATGCGACCAGCACAGGCGCTATGTAGTGGGTAAGTACTGCGTTGGCTATTGTGGTGTGTTTAAAGGCATAAAAATAAGTAAATGTATTTACAAGCGAGATAATCCCGAGTATCGCAAGATACCACACTTCCTTGACTTCCGGCATCTGCTTTCTGTATTCTCCCCGTGTCAGAATTATTCCCTGAATAATCGCAGCAGCAAAGGAGGAATAAAAAATAATCACATGCACTTCTACACCAGCAAGCCTTACGACTACGCCAAGGGAACTCCAAAGGAATATGGCAAGAAGAATATAAAGGGATGCCATCATCAGAGTAGTATTTTAATATTATATTATTTTTTTAATCAATGAGTGTGCTCCGCTTTTTAAAAAAATGTTTAAACAGCAGGCACAAACGCCTGAGTAAATCTTCTTAAAGATTTATCAAGCATCTATGCCTGCCGGCATTCACTCCTTATTTATTTTGCCGCTGTGTGTTCAGCCCTCAGTTTTGCCGCTTCATCCTTTATCTTCTGAAGCGTCTCCTTCATCGGCGCCCATCCGTACCAATGCATATAATCGGGGTTTATGTGAAATGCCCCCTGAAATGCCCGCATCCTATATTCAAGAAACATCACATAAAGCTCCTGCTCCACAGAACTCTTTGCTTCATAAAACTGAAGAAGGTCCGGAGCAAAAGTCCAGTCTGCTGGTTTCTTAAGCACTCCGTCTTTGTAAAGACCCTGAACTTCCCTGATAGCCTGCGCAAATATCTTATCCGCTTCTTTTATCACATCGTCTGCCGCTGAAAGCTGTTTGCCGGCATATCCTGCGCCGTGACAGCTTGAACAAACCTTAAGCATCTTATTCCTCTCAGCCTGGAATTCCTCTTTGGTAAGCCGCGCAACCTTGCCTGCCTTCACCACATCCAGCCGGGGGGTAGGATTGCCTTTGTCGTCAAGAACGCCGAGAGCCTGAAGTATTGTCACCCTGTCATTCATCCAGTTCTTATCGTCTTCAGGCAGCCTTAATGCAAGAAATCCCCATGCAGTCATCACGCCGTGGTCGCCTTCACTCATATGGCAGGTCTGGCACGTAGGCGCCCTTTTGCTGTCTTTGCCCTCTATCTGCCAGATTATGCCGTGCTTTGATGCCGACCACATCTCCCACTGCGGATGGTCAAAGCCCATGTGGCAGGTCTGGCATGCACGCGGGTCCTGCGCCTCGGACTTCTTAAATGAATGCCTCGTATGACATGCATCGCACTGTGCATTTCCATAGCGGTACTGCGCTTTTTCTGCGTCAGATTTCACACCGACCTTGTGACAGCCTGAACATCCTTTATATCCTTCGCCAACCACAGATGACGGCTGATGCGCCCACATCGGCATAGAACTTGAGGCAATCCATGCAAGGTGGTGCTTGCCTGACTTAAATTGCTCCACACGTTTTTTATGGCATTTTGCACATGTCTCAGGCGTCGGCATTTTAGCCAGATTCGCATCATCCATTGTTTTATGTTCTGAGCCGTGGCATGTTGAGCAGTCAACACCCTTTTTTGACATCTTGCCTTCAAGATACTGCTCAACTATCCCAGGAGTTGTTTTTTCATGGCATTCAACGCAGGCGCTTTTCTGCGCCTCTGCAAATGAAATCCCGGTCAGCGCAAATAGAAAAATAAACACAGTCAATATTCTCAGATACTTCATAACCTTTCTCCTTTTTAACACTTTTCATGTTGTCATTGCAGGCAGAGGACGAGGCAATTTTCAGTTAATATCCCTCCTTTCAGCCTCTGATTTTACCCCGCCTCTGAAATTAGGTTAAACAAGATAGGGTTTTATTTCTATGATACAAATCATATCATTAATATATGTACATTCTATCACTAAAATGGAAATTTGCAAAAAAAATTATTCCTAAAACTGCCGTCTGTATCAAACCTCAAAATATGGTATTATTACTGTAAAAAAACAGATAATTTTCATGAAAATCCTTTTTTCAAAAAAATGCGCTGAATATTCACAGCCCGGGCATCCTGAATCTCCGGCAAGGGTAATCTCCGCTTATAATTATCTCAAAAATAAAAGTTCACAGTTCACAGTTCACAGTTCACTATTTATAGAGCCTGCGCCCTGCAAAGATAAAGACATTCTTTTGGCACACACACCAAGGCTTCTTGAGGAAGTAAAGAAGGGTGGTTTTTTTGACATGGATACTCCTGCCCTTCCTGATATTTTTGAATATGCAAAATTGTCGGCAGGCGGCGCAATTGAGGCGGCAATGCTTGCACTGAAAAACGAAAAGGCGTTTTCTTTAATGCGCCCTCCGGGGCATCATGCAACCAAAAATCACCTTGGAGGTTTCTGCTATTTTAACAATATTGCAATTGCATCTTTAAAGGCAATGGGGAGCGTTGGAAAAATTGCAATTGTTGATTTTGACTGTCATCATGGAAACGGCACTGAGGATATTTTTCTTGGTAAAAAAGATTTTCTTTATCTCTCCCTGCATCAAAGCCCCCTGTATCCCGGCACAGGTCTTTCAAGCAGGGGGAACTGCATTAACTACCCCCTGCCTGCCAATACACTGCCGGCAGAATATCTTTCAGCGCTTGGAAAAGGACTGAAACAGGTTGCTGAATTCAACCCTGACTTACTGGCAGTCTCAGCAGGATTTGATACCTACAAACTTGACCCTATAACAAGTATCCTGCTGGAGAAAGATACATATAAAGAAATTGGCAGGATGCTTTCATCGCTTGGAAAACCCATGTTTGCAGTTCTTGAAGGCGGCTACAGCAGGGATTTGCCCGAATGTATTTATCAATTTTTAACAGGTATGGAAAACAATCAGGAAGCTGGATTATAAACCGGCAATTTAACTGTAACGGTCGTTCCTGCCCCGGGGCTGGACTCAAATTCAAGGGCTCCGCTATGCTCCCTGATAATTGAATAGGAGATGGACAGTCCCAGCCCTGTGCCTCCCTTTTCAAGCCTTGTGGTAAAAAACGGTTCGGTTATCCTTTCAATGATGTCTTCAGACATCCCAATTCCATTGTCTTTTACCTGAATTATTATAACGCCTGATTTCTCATCAAAAGAGTCTGACACCCAAACCCCGCAATTCTTATGAGGCAGGGACTGGAAGGCATTCAAAATAATATTTATGATTACCTGCTCTATCTGCTGAAAGTTTCCTTTCAAATAAGGGATGCCTTCATCGCAGTTTATGTGAAAATTATCTGTGTATTTACTGATTTGACTGCTGAGAATTGCCTTTGAACTCATTATAACTTCTCTGGAGCTGACCCGCCCCCATATGCCGGTCGTAGCAGGCCGGGAGAAATTTTTCAAATTACTGACTATATTATTAATCCGGACAGAACCATAAACTATTCCCTTAATCAATTCAGGCACAACCTCCAATGCCTCAGAAAAAGAAAGGTTCCCCAGACGCTGAATATTATTTCCCATATAATATTCTTTAAGGATTCTTCCCGCATCCTGCCAGATATCAGAGAGCACCTCTGAATTGGACAGAATAAAACTGTTGGGGTTGTTTATTTCATGAACAACGCCGGAGACAAGAGTGCCGAGGGAAGTCATTCTATTTGCGCGAATCAGTTCTACCTGCATCTGTTTTGCCCCCTTCTCAGCCTGAATCTTGGAGGTAATGTCCCTTGACAACTCTATAACGCTCTGCACCCTGCCTGATTCGTCTAATATCGGAAACGCCCTTATATCCAGAACTTTTTGTGACTTGGTTACGATTTGAGACTGCTCTTCTTTTCCTGAAATGAAACTCTTTACTGCCGGACAATCTTCGCTTGAGGCTTTGATTTTATTGCACAGTTTAGTATATGAGTGACCTAACAATCCGGATTCATCTTCCATTCCGAAATCATGTGCGGCGGATTTATTGGCCCAGATTATTTCCTTCTTCAGATTCAGCAAGACAAGGCTGTCGGGCATGGCGTCAAAAAGCGCATGGAATTCCTGCAGGAGTTTCCTGTATCCAACTGCGCTTATATGCAGTTCCTCTTCTATTTTTTTGCGCTCTGTAATTTCAGATATCAACACTTTGTTCATCTCTGACAGCTCTGCAGTTCGTTCCTTAACGCGCATCTCCAATTCTTCGTTTGCCCGTTGCAAAATCTCTGCTGCCTGTTTTTGCTCAGTGATGTCACGGCAGAGAGCCAATATTGTTTTAACATTCCCGTCTGCAGCAAATTCAGGAAAGGCGCGCCATTCAATGATTCTCAGCCCTGAAGGGCTTCCCCATTCAAATATTTTCTCCTGAGGCTGGCCTGTTTTGAAAACTTCATCCATTGTGTCTTCAAATAAATCACATAAGTGAGCAGGGTATCCCATATCCCGGTGATTTTTATTTATCATTTGCTCAAAAGTTGTCTGCGTAGCTTCCAAGGTTCTTTCATTGACAAAAATATGGCGATACTGCCGGTCAAAACGCGCAACATAATCAGGGATGTTTTCCACCAATGTCCGGTATTTATATTCGCTCTCCTTAAACGCCTCTTCCGCCCGCGTGTGCTCAGTGATGTTTCTGTCCGGCACCTTTGCACCCTGCAGTTTCACGGCCTTCCGGCGCATTTTTGCAGGCTCCTTAATGAGCTGGTCTTTTTTCTTATGCTTGTCTTCCTGGCTTTTACCCATGAGTTTTTCCCTACGGCAGTTCCGGGTATTTCATAATAATCTCATCGCCTGTCAGCGCCTCAACCAGAAATGTCTTTAGATATTTTTTTTCATCCGCGCTTAATTCAAGCGGTTTAAGCACGGTGTTGCCCTTTCCTCCGCCCTGATTAAAAAATTCAATAACCTCATCAAGCGTATTGAACACACCGTTATGCATGTAGGGCGCTGTCTTTGAAATTTCCCTCAGCACAGGCGTCTTAAACTCTTTCCAGTGAAGCATGTTTCTTGTGATTAAAAATTTCCCCGGGTCTTCGTTAAGCGTCCTGTATTCCTTAAATTTATAAACTTTTGCGACAAACCTCATTGTTGAAATAACGCGCGGGTCATTCAGAAGCGCAGGATTCTCAGGTACGCTAAGGGCATAAAATTTGTCATCTGCTAAATTCACGCCGAAATGACAGTCAGCGCACTTTCCCTTGCCGGTAAATATTTTAAGACCTTTTTGGGCATTTTCCGTCAATGCCTTTTTGTCGCCGTTTAAATACCGGTCCAGCAGCGAATTTCCGGAGATCAGCGTCCTTTCAAAAGATGCAATCACCATGCCAATCCTTTCCTTCGTAGGCTCTCCGTTAAAAATTTTATTGAACGCCTCTGCGTATTCAGGCACCTGACGTATTTCTTCTTCAAGAAAATCAAGATTCTGGTTCATCTCAAATGCAGACATCATGGGGAAAAGCGCCTGCTCCTCAAGCGTCCCTGTCCTTCCGTCATGGAAAAGATATTTCTGAAATGCGACATTTATAAGCGTGGGAGAATTCCTCCAGTTCTTTGTAGTCGGATAACTAAGCGCAATATCCAGCCCATCTGTAAATGCCTGCTCAGGGTCATGGCAGGTTGCACAGCTCATCGTGCCGTCGCCTGAAAGCCGCCTGTCAAAAAACAGCTTTTTGCCAAGCTCAATCTTCTCAGGCGTCTGCGGGTTGTGCGCGGGAATCGGAACTTCTTTAAAAGGCTCAAGCTGTCCGGCAAATACCGGCGGCAAAAGCAATGCCAGCATTGTCATTCCTGCGAAGGCAGGAATCCATAAATTCTTTTTATTCCTTAACATTCCTCAACTCCTCCTCTATAATCGCTTTAAAATATTCATAGGGCCTGTTGCCGACTGCCTTTCTGCCGTTGATAAAAAAAGTCGGGGTGTTATACAAATCCAGATCAAAGGCAAGTTTCTTATCGCGCTCTATGATTTTTAGATGTTTCATGGCATCAAGGGATTCCGTAAATTTATTTACATCCAGCCCCAACTCCTGTGCATATTTTATAAGACTGTTCCTGTCAAGCCGGGGGGATTTTTTAAGCAGTAAATCGTGCATCTCCCAGAATTTTCCCTGATCCCTTGCGGCAAGCGACGCCTCTGCGGCAATGTGCGAGTAGTCGCGGTATTTGTAGGGGTAGTGCTTTATCACAAGACGTATCTTGCCATTGTAGTTATTCAGCAGTTTTTTGACGGTCGGACCGACCCCCGTGCAGTGCGGTCACTGGAAATCAAGAAATTCAATCATGGTGACAGGCGCATCCGGCGGACCATAAACCGGCGAGTCTTCAAGGGGGACAGAGTAGCGCTTTTCTTCGGCGTAGGATAACGGTATGATAATTAAAAAAATAAAAACTACGGCAATAAATTTAGATTCCCTGCGGCAAGACCGCAGGGAATCTAATGTGCTGTTGTTATCCCTCTTCGTAAGACAGAACATTAAAATATTTTACTGCTAATTTGAATAAGAAGGCTCCGAATGCAACAAGGAACAAGGTGACCATAATCTCGTTCCCGGCCGGGAAATATTTTACTCCCATTCCACCTGCGTGCCTCAACAGTCCAAATACTGATATGTTCATACGGTTAATTATTACTCCGATGATTACCAGTATATCAACAAGAAAGATTCCCCCAAGGCTGTTCCTGACGCCGGGCAGAAGCAGTAAAATAAGCGGTATTACAAGTCCGACGGACATCTCAAGCAGATACATCTTTGATTCCATAGTGCCGGTAAAGGCCGCGGCGACCCCAGGGCCTGTCAAAAGCAAAAAGATTTTTAAAATAAGATAGAACGCTATTGCAATGATGGACCCGCGGGCTAAGCCTGAAAAAATGTCCATATTTACAGGGTGTTTGAAAAATTTAGCACTGAGTATTGACACGAAACTTACCATGCAGA harbors:
- a CDS encoding EamA family transporter, which gives rise to MMASLYILLAIFLWSSLGVVVRLAGVEVHVIIFYSSFAAAIIQGIILTRGEYRKQMPEVKEVWYLAILGIISLVNTFTYFYAFKHTTIANAVLTHYIAPVLVAFLAPLFLGEKTTRKIVIAIAIASAGLWIMLNGFAFGESHMAGIMAGILSGFAYAIIVIISRVFAQKFHPLAMVFFSNIIIAALLAPFVKELPLKVFWVFILMGVVHSTIAPVLYFRGLRAVAANKAAVLGYLEPVIAIIFSMIFLNEFPGVNSIFGGLLIIFSGYLTLRAD
- a CDS encoding cytochrome C, which encodes MKYLRILTVFIFLFALTGISFAEAQKSACVECHEKTTPGIVEQYLEGKMSKKGVDCSTCHGSEHKTMDDANLAKMPTPETCAKCHKKRVEQFKSGKHHLAWIASSSMPMWAHQPSSVVGEGYKGCSGCHKVGVKSDAEKAQYRYGNAQCDACHTRHSFKKSEAQDPRACQTCHMGFDHPQWEMWSASKHGIIWQIEGKDSKRAPTCQTCHMSEGDHGVMTAWGFLALRLPEDDKNWMNDRVTILQALGVLDDKGNPTPRLDVVKAGKVARLTKEEFQAERNKMLKVCSSCHGAGYAGKQLSAADDVIKEADKIFAQAIREVQGLYKDGVLKKPADWTFAPDLLQFYEAKSSVEQELYVMFLEYRMRAFQGAFHINPDYMHWYGWAPMKETLQKIKDEAAKLRAEHTAAK
- a CDS encoding LapA family protein, which produces MITIIVVLIIIAIVAIFSVQNAMPVAISFMFWKFEASLAILVFLSMLAGIVITATIVFSGRVKKYLKKQE
- a CDS encoding histone deacetylase produces the protein MKILFSKKCAEYSQPGHPESPARVISAYNYLKNKSSQFTVHSSLFIEPAPCKDKDILLAHTPRLLEEVKKGGFFDMDTPALPDIFEYAKLSAGGAIEAAMLALKNEKAFSLMRPPGHHATKNHLGGFCYFNNIAIASLKAMGSVGKIAIVDFDCHHGNGTEDIFLGKKDFLYLSLHQSPLYPGTGLSSRGNCINYPLPANTLPAEYLSALGKGLKQVAEFNPDLLAVSAGFDTYKLDPITSILLEKDTYKEIGRMLSSLGKPMFAVLEGGYSRDLPECIYQFLTGMENNQEAGL
- a CDS encoding tetratricopeptide repeat protein, with protein sequence MSSRQLNLPDFTKTNILYKTPVHIILIIIIGVITYSNTFQVPFYFDDYQYIIDSPFTKSFEYFTEPLKALPVTDSLAVYTFKTRAIGFLTFAVNYKLYGFDVAGYHIVNLSIHIINALLVYWLVLLTFFRGAKGQRDKVAEGHDSLSTVNCQQSTNLIAFFSALLFLSHPIQTQAVTYISQRFASLATLFYLLSLVLYVKWRIQNAEFSRSDPQRRPVSGSQNEPVIARSPEESRDDEAIPEGEIASSRRVGNRKGMHPKSCIWYLGSVLSAVFAMKTKEIAFTIPIIITLYEFFFFSKPQPSTVNCQPSSSRLTPYALRFLYLTPLLLTMLIIPLSLIGIDKPADSLIGDITEATRAKTNISRWDYLFTEFRVIVTYLRLLFLPVNQNLDHDYPVYNSFLNPNVFLSFLILLGIFGLAVYLFYYSKKSSSFNLHPSTLRLTAFGIFWFFITLSVESSIIPTQDIIFEHRLYLPSIGLIIGFVSAVFYVFLLFKSRRSLATCYLLLTTILVTLSIASYQRNSIWQDKIAFWGDVVKKSPKKIRGYNELALAYMENGKLSEAVSYFRRALTIDAYSEYSLDIYLNLANALDELGYTDDAIITYKKIIALNYGFETAHYNLGILYYQKSMFEEAAEEFKIALSLNPLNYDAKRNLELLEFILE
- a CDS encoding thioredoxin domain-containing protein; amino-acid sequence: MLNNYNGKIRLVIKHYPYKYRDYSHIAAEASLAARDQGKFWEMHDLLLKKSPRLDRNSLIKYAQELGLDVNKFTESLDAMKHLKIIERDKKLAFDLDLYNTPTFFINGRKAVGNRPYEYFKAIIEEELRNVKE
- a CDS encoding PAS domain-containing protein, whose protein sequence is MGKSQEDKHKKKDQLIKEPAKMRRKAVKLQGAKVPDRNITEHTRAEEAFKESEYKYRTLVENIPDYVARFDRQYRHIFVNERTLEATQTTFEQMINKNHRDMGYPAHLCDLFEDTMDEVFKTGQPQEKIFEWGSPSGLRIIEWRAFPEFAADGNVKTILALCRDITEQKQAAEILQRANEELEMRVKERTAELSEMNKVLISEITERKKIEEELHISAVGYRKLLQEFHALFDAMPDSLVLLNLKKEIIWANKSAAHDFGMEDESGLLGHSYTKLCNKIKASSEDCPAVKSFISGKEEQSQIVTKSQKVLDIRAFPILDESGRVQSVIELSRDITSKIQAEKGAKQMQVELIRANRMTSLGTLVSGVVHEINNPNSFILSNSEVLSDIWQDAGRILKEYYMGNNIQRLGNLSFSEALEVVPELIKGIVYGSVRINNIVSNLKNFSRPATTGIWGRVSSREVIMSSKAILSSQISKYTDNFHINCDEGIPYLKGNFQQIEQVIINIILNAFQSLPHKNCGVWVSDSFDEKSGVIIIQVKDNGIGMSEDIIERITEPFFTTRLEKGGTGLGLSISYSIIREHSGALEFESSPGAGTTVTVKLPVYNPAS
- a CDS encoding cytochrome-c peroxidase, which encodes MLRNKKNLWIPAFAGMTMLALLLPPVFAGQLEPFKEVPIPAHNPQTPEKIELGKKLFFDRRLSGDGTMSCATCHDPEQAFTDGLDIALSYPTTKNWRNSPTLINVAFQKYLFHDGRTGTLEEQALFPMMSAFEMNQNLDFLEEEIRQVPEYAEAFNKIFNGEPTKERIGMVIASFERTLISGNSLLDRYLNGDKKALTENAQKGLKIFTGKGKCADCHFGVNLADDKFYALSVPENPALLNDPRVISTMRFVAKVYKFKEYRTLNEDPGKFLITRNMLHWKEFKTPVLREISKTAPYMHNGVFNTLDEVIEFFNQGGGKGNTVLKPLELSADEKKYLKTFLVEALTGDEIIMKYPELP